One genomic segment of Synechocystis sp. LKSZ1 includes these proteins:
- a CDS encoding ATP-dependent Clp protease ATP-binding subunit gives MFERFTEKAIKVIMLAQEEARRLGHNFVGTEQILLGLIGEGTGVAAKVLKSMGVNLKDARIEVEKIIGRGSGFVAVEIPFTPRAKRVLELSLEEARQLGHNYIGTEHLLLGLIREGEGVAARVLENLGVDLSKVRTQVIRMLGETAEVAAGGGSQGRTKTPTLDEFGSNLTQMAAEGKLDPVVGRQKEIERVIQILGRRTKNNPVLIGEPGVGKTAIAEGLAQRIANKDIPDILEEKRVVTLDIGLLVAGTKYRGEFEERLKKIMDEIRQAGNVILVIDEVHTLIGAGAAEGAIDAANILKPALARGELQCIGATTLDEYRKHIERDAALERRFQPVMVGEPSVDETIEILYGLRERYEQHHKLKILDEALEAAAKLSDRYISDRYLPDKAIDLIDEAGSRVRLINSQLPPAAKELDKELRQILKQKDDAVRAQDFDKAGELRDREMEIKKQIREIASSKKNEDGGDEPQVTSEEIAHIVASWTGVPVNKLTETESEKLLHMEDTLHQRLIGQEDAVKAVSRAIRRARVGLKNPNRPIASFIFSGPTGVGKTELTKALAAYFFGSEEAMIRLDMSEYMERHTVSKLIGSPPGYVGYNEGGQLTEAVRRRPYTVVLFDEIEKAHPDIFNMLLQILEDGRLTDAKGRTVDFKNTLLIMTSNIGSKVIEKGGGGLGFEFSDNQSEAQYNRIRSLVNEELKQYFRPEFLNRLDEIIVFRQLNKEEVKEISEILLRDVFTRLVEKNISLTVTDKFKERLVEEGYNPSYGARPLRRAIMRLLEDVLAEEILSGRLKEGSAAVVDIDGDGKVIVLPAAERELIAPGVE, from the coding sequence ATGTTTGAACGCTTCACAGAAAAAGCTATAAAAGTAATCATGCTCGCTCAGGAGGAAGCCCGTCGCCTCGGACACAACTTCGTCGGCACGGAACAAATTCTCCTGGGTCTGATCGGCGAAGGCACCGGCGTCGCCGCCAAGGTCTTGAAATCAATGGGGGTTAATCTTAAGGATGCTCGCATTGAGGTCGAAAAAATTATTGGGCGGGGCTCCGGCTTTGTCGCCGTTGAGATTCCCTTTACTCCCAGGGCCAAGCGCGTCCTGGAACTGTCCCTCGAAGAAGCCCGCCAACTGGGTCACAACTACATTGGCACGGAACACCTGTTGTTGGGTCTGATCCGCGAAGGGGAGGGGGTGGCCGCCCGTGTTCTGGAAAACTTGGGGGTTGACCTGTCCAAAGTGCGGACTCAGGTGATTCGCATGCTGGGTGAAACCGCAGAAGTTGCCGCTGGCGGCGGTTCCCAGGGCCGTACCAAAACCCCTACCTTGGATGAGTTTGGCTCGAATCTGACCCAAATGGCGGCGGAAGGCAAGCTCGATCCCGTGGTCGGCCGCCAAAAAGAAATTGAGCGGGTGATTCAAATCCTCGGCCGCCGCACCAAAAATAACCCCGTCTTGATCGGGGAACCGGGCGTGGGTAAAACCGCTATTGCCGAGGGCCTGGCCCAGCGTATTGCCAACAAAGATATTCCCGACATCCTGGAAGAAAAACGGGTTGTGACCCTGGACATTGGCCTCCTCGTAGCTGGTACCAAATACCGGGGGGAATTTGAGGAACGCCTGAAAAAAATCATGGATGAAATTCGCCAAGCCGGCAACGTCATCCTGGTGATCGATGAAGTCCACACGTTGATCGGTGCGGGAGCTGCCGAAGGGGCCATTGATGCCGCTAATATTCTCAAACCGGCCCTGGCTCGGGGCGAACTCCAGTGCATTGGGGCCACCACCCTGGATGAATACCGTAAACATATCGAACGGGATGCGGCTCTGGAGCGCCGTTTTCAACCCGTGATGGTCGGTGAACCCTCGGTGGATGAAACCATTGAAATTCTCTACGGCCTGCGGGAGCGCTACGAACAGCACCACAAGCTGAAAATTCTAGACGAGGCGCTAGAAGCGGCGGCCAAACTCTCTGACCGTTATATCTCTGACCGCTATCTGCCCGACAAGGCCATTGACTTGATCGACGAAGCTGGTTCTCGCGTTCGTCTGATCAACTCCCAACTTCCCCCAGCCGCCAAGGAACTCGATAAGGAACTGCGGCAAATCCTCAAGCAAAAGGATGATGCAGTGCGGGCCCAGGACTTTGATAAGGCTGGGGAACTACGAGACCGGGAAATGGAGATTAAAAAGCAGATCCGGGAAATCGCTTCCAGCAAGAAAAATGAAGACGGGGGAGACGAACCCCAAGTCACCTCGGAAGAGATCGCCCACATTGTGGCCTCCTGGACAGGGGTGCCGGTGAACAAGTTGACGGAAACCGAATCCGAAAAACTCCTGCACATGGAAGACACTCTGCATCAACGGCTAATTGGCCAAGAAGATGCGGTGAAAGCCGTTTCCCGAGCCATTCGACGGGCGCGGGTGGGCCTGAAAAACCCCAATCGTCCCATTGCCAGCTTCATTTTCTCCGGCCCGACCGGCGTTGGTAAAACCGAATTGACCAAGGCCCTGGCCGCCTACTTCTTCGGTTCCGAAGAAGCCATGATTCGTCTGGATATGTCTGAGTACATGGAGCGCCACACCGTTTCTAAACTGATTGGTTCTCCGCCGGGCTATGTCGGCTACAACGAAGGGGGCCAGTTAACAGAAGCGGTTCGTCGTCGGCCCTACACCGTCGTGCTCTTTGATGAGATCGAAAAGGCCCACCCCGATATCTTCAACATGCTCCTGCAAATCCTAGAAGATGGCCGTCTGACCGATGCTAAGGGCCGCACGGTAGACTTCAAAAACACCCTGCTGATCATGACCTCCAATATTGGCTCCAAGGTCATTGAAAAAGGCGGCGGGGGCCTCGGTTTTGAATTCTCCGACAATCAATCGGAAGCTCAATACAATCGCATTCGCTCCCTGGTGAATGAAGAACTCAAACAATACTTCCGTCCAGAATTCCTGAACCGTTTGGATGAAATTATTGTCTTCCGTCAGTTGAATAAGGAGGAAGTGAAGGAAATTTCCGAAATCCTGCTACGCGATGTCTTCACCCGTCTTGTTGAGAAGAATATCTCCCTGACCGTGACCGACAAATTTAAGGAGCGCTTAGTGGAAGAGGGCTACAATCCCTCCTACGGTGCGCGTCCCCTGCGTCGGGCCATCATGCGCCTACTTGAAGATGTACTGGCGGAGGAAATTCTCTCCGGTCGTCTCAAGGAAGGCAGTGCCGCCGTCGTCGATATTGACGGGGATGGCAAAGTAATCGTCCTTCCTGCGGCAGAGCGGGAACTGATTGCCCCTGGCGTTGAATAG